One Microplitis demolitor isolate Queensland-Clemson2020A chromosome 2, iyMicDemo2.1a, whole genome shotgun sequence DNA segment encodes these proteins:
- the LOC106693966 gene encoding uncharacterized protein LOC106693966, whose amino-acid sequence MCCSKQLGEKNFILGKMDFIKINGTTTLKDILPKKQMGELNVDGEYQGTKLKLINTKFGDSIVASLGNQFSVYLLKRATTAIRDDSTLLPSLNQIVEEQNLFIRYLGGKNNKFEFLVKEQN is encoded by the exons ATGTGTTGTTCAAAGCAGttaggagaaaaaaattttattc TCGGCAAAATggatttcataaaaattaatggaacTACAACCTTGAAAGACATCTTACCTAAAAAGCAAATGGGTGAATTAAATGTCGATGGCGAATACCAGGGCACTaaattgaaactgattaacacaaaatttggtGACAGCATTGTGGCATCACTGGGCAATCAGTTTTCTGTTTATTTGCTAAAACGTGCTACTACAGCCATTCGAGACGATTCAACACTTTTACCATCATTGAATCAAATTGTTGAAgaacaaaacttatttattagatATCTTGgtgggaaaaataataaatttgaattcctTGTAAAAGAGCAGAACTAA